The sequence TTTCATCTAGCATCCCCAAGAAATTTATCTCGGGGGCCCTAAAAAGATATCGAATGAAACGACTAATAGAGAGGAGTAAATAGGGGAAAACAGAAAACATCAAGGTCTGTGGCCCCAGTGACCCATCCCCCTACCGGGATGACAGTGTGGTCGCCCTAGAGGCCAGTATATCATTTTGTCCTTCTGAATCCACCTGAGGTGGATTGCGCCTATCATGAGCTTTGGAGTGGCCTCCTTTATGAGGTGAAGTGCCTCAAGGTACTTGCCCTCGCTGATGAGCTGGTTAACTTTCGCCCTCAGCTGGTTGAGCTCCTGAGTGACGGTTTCTATGGCCGTCTCGTTCACTCCGGGAACCCTCTTCATTCTCTCTAGGGCCTTTGTCATGATTTCGAGCCTGATATTGAAGACCTTTGCGATCTTGTCTGCTTTTCTGATCGCGAACTGCATCTGGAGGTTTCTGAGCTCCATATCCAGCTTCATCCTGAGCTCTCTGGCCTTTTCAAGGTCAACGCTTAGGGCAGTGGTGTTGTTGATTCTTATGTCCTGGAGGACCTTTATGTACGCCAGGCGGGTCTGGTTGATGAGCTCTGTTACATTGGAGACGTCCACTCCTCTCCTCTCCGCAGCCCTCACGAAAGCTTCGACCTGCTGGAGATACTGGAGGGCTCTCCTTGCCTCAACCATAACCCTCACCATCTTCATTTCGCGCTCTGGTTCGGTGCCTAGCCTTATGTTCCTGATCACGTCCTTGTATGTCTTCATGGCCAGTATGGAGGTGTGGAGCGACTCTTTGTATTCTCCTTCATTGTAAAGGGCCTTAGCTTTCTCCGTGAGGTTCAGGGCCTTTTCGTACAGCCCCAGGATCTCTGCGCTCACGTTCTCCGTTTCGTTAAGCAGAGCGGTGGTGTAGTTCTGGAGCCTCTCAAGGTTCCTGAGCAGGACTTCTGCCGCCACCTTGGTCGCGTTCGTACTCCTGTTTGTCTGGTTTGCGGCCGCGTAGCCTGTACTGTCGCTACCGTTCCCCGAACTCCCTGCGGTCACTGCATAGGCTGGAACGAGCGAAAGTACCATCAGGAGGACAACGAATCCAACCTTCAACTTCTTTCCCATCATACCCCATCACCTGTTTGTAGTTTGGAGGGAAGTTGTATAAGAGGGATGTGGTGAAAACGATAGGGATAAAACGTTTCAGATCGTTCCATTTAGTGGGATAGCTTAAGATGTTGTTTCAATAGCGCTACTCAGGCAGTAAAATCTCTATAACACTCAATACGGGTGTTTAACTCTTTTTGGAGATCAATCCTGAGAAAGACAAAGTTCATAAAGATATGCTGGGAGAGATTCTAAGATAGTGGTGAGAAAAAATGCCTAGGGGAATGGGATGGGGTAGGGGCAGAGGAAGACGGCGAAAGATGAGGATGATCGGCTTCATTCCCCAGGTCAAACACTTCTATCCCGCTCTCCCCCCGATGGCTCCTCCTAAACCTCCAATATTCATGAGCTATGAGGAATTCGAAGCGCTGAGGCTTGTGGACTACGAAGGGCTAACCCAGGAGGAAGCCGGAAAACGGATGGGGGTCTCAAGGGGGACCGTCTGGAGGGCCCTGAGCTCTGCCCGGAAAAAGGTTGCCCAGATGCTCGTGGAAGGACGGGAGCTTATAATACTCCCACAGGGAAACGAGGCCCCAAAGATGGAAATTGAAGAAGACTGATTTAGCCTATGATCTCAGCGACCCTCTCCGCTATCTCTTTCAGGGCCCTGCTCGCCGGACTGTCTGGAAACGCCTCAACAACGGGCTTGAGCATGGCCATGCTCTTTGGGATCGCCCTGTCGTAGGGGACTTCTCCGAGGATTGGTATCCCTTCCTCCTCGGCCCATTCTCTGAGCGCTCTAAAGCCGGGGTTGATGTCAGCTTTGTTTATTATCAGGTATGCCGGCTCCCTGAAATGCTGGACGACCTTGTAGGCGCGCTGAACGTCGCTCAGCGATGCCGGTGTTGGCTCTGCAATGAGTATGGCCGCGTCGGCCCCTCCAAGGCTCGCTATGACCTGGCATCCAATTCCGGCGGCAGAATCCACGATCATGTGCTCCAGGTTAAGCTCTTCCATGAGTTTTTTGGCCCACTCCTTCTCCTCCGTCACGAGCTTTCCGCTCTCCGGTCTGCCGACGTCGAGCTGTGCGGAGATTATCGGAAAGCCGTACTTTGTGGTGGCCCTTCTGATGACACCCGAGCGGGCCGGTTCAAGGGTTATCGTCCCCTTGACTGGACAGACGAGGCCGCAAACATTGCAGCCTTCACAGGTAAGCTCGTTGACGAAGTAGTTGCCGTCTTCATCGATGTGAATGCTATCGTAGGGGCACCTCTCATAGCAGATCCCACAGCGGATGCAGCTTTCGGGGTTTATCTTTGCCACTTTCGCGCCTACGTGTTCCCTTACCTCCTCCCACTCTTCAACCCCGAGGAGCAGGCCGAGGTTCGGCGCTTCCGCGTCGGCGTCCACGGCTATGAGCTTATACCGATCCTTCAGAAGATAGAGGAGAGATGCGGTGATCGTGCTCTTTCCAACTCCTCCCTTGCCACTCGCTATTGCCATCTGCATCATTCACCACCCCCGAGAAATGCGGTGACTCTCTCGGCCAGATCCCGGAAGATTTTCGCTTCAGGAACGTTCTCCAGCACTATCGGCTTTCCTGAGACGTAGCTTTTGACGATGTTCTCGCTGTATGGGATCTCGGCCACTATCTCCGCGCCGTACTTCTCGGCTATCTCTGCGACCTTTCCAACGTCGCCGAGGTCGGACCGGTTTACCACTACCCACGTCTCGAGTTTCATCAGCTTTCCAAGCTTTAAAATAAGCTCTGTATCGTGGATCCCCAGGGGCGTTGGCTCTGTGAC is a genomic window of Thermococcus guaymasensis DSM 11113 containing:
- a CDS encoding nucleotide-binding protein, translating into MQMAIASGKGGVGKSTITASLLYLLKDRYKLIAVDADAEAPNLGLLLGVEEWEEVREHVGAKVAKINPESCIRCGICYERCPYDSIHIDEDGNYFVNELTCEGCNVCGLVCPVKGTITLEPARSGVIRRATTKYGFPIISAQLDVGRPESGKLVTEEKEWAKKLMEELNLEHMIVDSAAGIGCQVIASLGGADAAILIAEPTPASLSDVQRAYKVVQHFREPAYLIINKADINPGFRALREWAEEEGIPILGEVPYDRAIPKSMAMLKPVVEAFPDSPASRALKEIAERVAEIIG
- a CDS encoding DUF134 domain-containing protein; the protein is MPRGMGWGRGRGRRRKMRMIGFIPQVKHFYPALPPMAPPKPPIFMSYEEFEALRLVDYEGLTQEEAGKRMGVSRGTVWRALSSARKKVAQMLVEGRELIILPQGNEAPKMEIEED